TATCAGAGAGCATCCCCTTTGTCAGCCAGAAAATCACTCATCCGGACTTTGACCTGATGCCACTAACCTACATCCATGACAGAGCCGGTCTTAGGGTCTTATATTGCCATATTCATCCATAAAAAGCCCTGCAATGCCCTCATCATGCACTATTATCAGATTCTCGTCATTGCGCTCATCAGCATTGGCTGTCGGATTGAAGGAACCTGTGATGACAGTCTTGCTGTCAATGATGAAGACCTTGTGGTGCATTGTATTCGGATTCGTGTCCTTATAGACTGTGATGTTGGACTGATTGAGCTTCTGGAACTCAGAATACTGAGAGATGCCCCTTGATTCAAATAATCCTTCAACGTGGATGCCATCACTGTGCTTCTGGACAAGCATGTCCCCTATCAGATCATGAGTGAAAGAGAAGGTCATGAAGTAGATGGATGATTCTGCTTTACCAAGCTCAAGGATCACCTTGTTTGCACACCAGTCCTCTGGACAGAAATAGACCTCAATAGGAATGTTATTGATGCTGAACTCATGGATGCCTGAGATGTCCTCCTGATAATCCCATAGCTCCTTGAACTCTGCTTCGAACACAGCTGCCATCGACTCTGATTCGAAGACGACAACATTATTGTTGTTCCTGTAATTCCCATTCTCTGTCGGGTTCATCGAACCGGTCCAGACAATCCTGCCGTCGAATATGCAGAACTTGTTGTGCATCAGGGAAGAGCGGTTGTCGCTCCGCTCAAAGTCCAGACCGATCCTATAATCTGTGTCAGTGAAAAGCTTCACATCAGCTGAAGCAGATCTCTCTTCCAGCGCGGATATAATATCCATGAGGTTCAGCTCATAGAATGCACAGTGAATCCTGTGCGCATGAGCAATGTAATCCCTCATATACGCTGAACAGTTGTCAGCAGGACAGAAATAGACCTTTATGGGGGAGGTGTATTCCTTGACAACATTGGATGTGATGATTTCTACATCATGATCCTGGAAGTAGACAAAAGAGAGTGCAATCAAGACAATAATCACAAGTAAGGGATAGGTTTTCATCTAACAAATCAGAAATCAGCTGTTAATAAATCTTTAGCATGCAATGCCGAAAATGATACAATGATCATGCCCGTCTTATCTTGGCAATCCTGTTCCTGTCACGCGCCCTCTCATTGATAAGATCCTTCCTGCAGTCAACACACCATTTCCTAAGCTTGTTGTAAGTGGCAATCTCACTGCCACACCTTTGACAATTAATCAATTAAACCCCCCCTTTGCCCTAGCTCGCAATATCAGGGTGTGGGAAAGGAAGAATCTATATAAATATTGTTGTGATTAACTATTTTGTAGTAGTATAACATATAGGTTGAAAAAATAAGTTTAGAAGCCTATAATCGCTCCATCAGGCGTATTGATCTCACAAAAGAATTCCTGACCTCAGGATAGGACTTCTCAAGAGACTCAATCAATCCATGGAATGCCAGCCTTCTCCCCTTCCTGAAACCCTTCCCACCTGACAGGAAAATCAGGTCATCATCAGGTACACCGGCAAAAATCCTCACTATATTCCCGGGGAAAACAGCGGATCCCCCACTGAATACACTGCTTAGGAAATATGATATGTCGTCGTCAAGGCTCCATTCGAGGACAACAGCATCAAACCTGGCCAGATCCCTCCTGAAAGATGCAGAGCGAAATATGGCTTCCCTGTCCCTGACATCATATGACCGGAAGGTCCTGAATGTTATGTCCAAAGGGAGCATGATAAGCTTCTGGAAGTAATGCTTTGCAAGGGAACCGACGACCAGCACCTTCTGGCCTCTCCTGAACCTCTTCCTTAGGGCTCTCTTTATCCTCTTCTCGCATACTGCAGAGAAACAGCTCCTGCAGAAGCCTTTCCTCACAGATTCCCTATTGCATCTCTGGCATTTCAACCTAGCTGGCATTTTCGTGGATTACAGTGAGAACATGAGGGGGTTTTAAATCTTTTTGTGTTTACTACCTTTGAGGACTGAATTGTCGAAATATTTAAATACCAGTAATGATTACTATGCAGTAATGGGGTTGGGGGTTTCAAAATCATGCTATCACCTCTTTTCCTCTGCAAATGCCTCTTCGCGGGGGCATTTCCAGAGGTTTTATGATCACCTCTTTTTCCCATGAAGATTCCCTTGCGGAATCTTCTTGGGTTTTAACAACTGCCTGTCAGGAATCTGCATGGATAATATCAGATAGGATAAACCAGATAGGATACTTGACCAGAGCAACCATTCTGATCCTGCAGTAATCAGAGAAAAATCAGACCAGCTCTTTCCTGATGGAAAAAACCGCAGCCAGAAGGAAACCGACAGAGATGCCAAGCAGGAATATCATAAGCATCTCAATCCTAGGCCACCTGATGCCTGGTTTTGCCGACTGCCTGAGATACATATCAATATTGCTCAGTTCAAGGGCATACTCGGAATAGAGGAGAGCAGAGAAGATATCCTCTTCCTCAAGGTCCTGGGCGTATTCAAAATAACTGTAACCAAGAATCGGAAAATTACCTTTTGCAGACTGATCAGCAATAATCCTCTCTGCTGCATCAAGCTTGAGATGAAGCAGATCAGGTGTCTTGTTCTCACCTATGCCTATGGTCGAAAGGACAATGTCAGCCTCAGCCTTTGCCTTGGATGCCTTGAAAAGGCAGAGCTCATACTCCTCATTCAGCTGATCCACCTTCGCCAGATCAATCACCTCAGAAGTCTCATCCAGAGAATCAGGGAGGAAGAAACGTACATAAGCAAGCCTCTCCTCAGCCTCAGATATCTTATCCTGACAGGTCCTTGACAGCACACTGACGTCAATCTCTAACTCCTTGCCTTGCTGCCCGAAGAAATGCGACCATGAGACAGCGCTGAAATACCTCTCATCAGCATGGGTGGCCAAGGTGACCGCTGACCGGGTGTCATTCTTGATCAGGCTCTCCCTGGAATCATCCAGCAGAGACTGGGCATCGACAAGGCGATCCCTGACAATTATGTAAGCCTCCAGATCAGAAAGTGTCAGCAAAGGCCTGCTCTCAAGATCGCGGCTAATCGAGTCAATCCTGGCCTGGACCTCTTCCTGGAACCTGACAATCCCATCATAAGACATGTTATTATAGAGGTTAAGCAGGACACTTGACTGGAGAGAGGAGCCGTAGCAGAAAGATGCAGAGCTGTAATAACTCCCTTTCGAATCCGCCAGGATGGAATTGTTGTTCAGCTTCTCAGCCTCCTGCATGAATTTCCAGAAATCAACAGAAACATTGCTGACCTCAGTGAAGTATTCAGGAGGAGATATGCCAAGAGACCTGACCTCCCCAAGACGGGAAGATGCGCGGTCGCACAGCATGGCTGCAAGTGATGACATCACCTGCTCATACTTCGGATCCAAAACTATCCCTACAACGCCGTCATGCTTCCTCTTCCCTGTGATGAAACCATAAATCTCATCGAGAGTAGCCACCTCAAGGACCTCGACCCCGAGCTCTGCCCCATACTGGAACAGGTCAAGAGTGATATTGTCCTCCTCATACTCGGTCTCGCCCATGGGCACCATCACATTCTTCAGGCCTGCAGCAGCTGCAGCCTCAATCTTCTGCTTCAATCCACCGACAGGGCCGATAAGCTCACCGGAATTTATTGTGCCTGTCACAGAAAATGTATCAGGGATCTCAAAACCCTCAAGGCCTGCAAGAGTTATCAGGGCAAGGGCAGCACCTGCACTGGGACCGCCGATTATGGGAGATGATGCCCTTATAGTATAGAAAAAATCATGCTTCGAGCAGTCCTCCCCAGAGAAATCACATGCAATCTGATTGGCAAACCGCGTGGATATCTGGGTGTCAAGCTGGGTGAGGGGGTAAGAATCAATGAAAATCCTGCCGGTGCCAGGCTGCATATCAAGGAAGAGGTCAGCTCTCCTGCCGTTCATATCAGCACCATCCCTGGAAACAGCCAGGAGATTCATGTGAAGATGCTGGGCAGCAGCAATATCAAGCAAGAAAATGAATACAAAAAAGGATATCACCAGCTTTTTCATATATATAAACTGGCGCCATCCATTTATAATTGTTGCGGAAAATCAGTCCCTCCTTGTGTTCATAAGATAGATGACAAATATCACAAGCAGAGCCAGCAATACAGTCTCTACAAGGATTACATTATTCCTGAAATCGACCGGTGCAGGACTCTCAATGACAGCCCTCGTCCTCATATAGCTCGCAATCTCAGCCATTGTGGCACAATCATAGGAATCTGCGCAGACACCGTAATCAGACTCTATCCCGCAGCAGATCCCATCAGCGCAATCATCTGCTGAAGTACACAAAAAATCCATGGACTGACAGCTATCCATACACAATCCCAGATCCTTATCAGGATAGATTATACAACATTTCCGGCCATCACAATCTGTGTCAGAGCCGCACAGATCATCCGGATCAACATTAGATACGACAAAGGCATTGATCGAAGCCCCAAGAAAGAAGACAATGCTAAAAAGGGATACTGACAAAACAACAAACATGACTTTCCTATCCACAGTAAACACCTCCTTTTAGTGGATCATAGTGATATAATAAAATTACTCTTTCCCTGAATATAAAGTTTGCGCCATAAATCAGTATTTCCTTGCCATCCACAACAGCATCGGCTATCTTCTCCCAGGCAGGTCCCGGACTTACAGGCACTGATCAACCTCCAGGTCCTAATCCACCCCCCATGCATACAGATAACAGGCATGCAGTCAAAAGATATCAAGAATCCTATTCATGACTACCAGCTGACCTCCTAATATAAAAAATCTGGCATGCACTGAAACCAGACACAATATTTTTAAATGAATACAGGATAGAGCATTATGGAAAAATCATGAAAAAGCTGAAAGAATACATCGACAGCCTCAATCCCCAGAAAGCCCTCTGGACAGTCATCGGCCTCATACTTCTTGCAACAATATTCTGGTCATCATACAGCCTGCAAAGAATGTTCTTTGATTCCGTCGACAAGATAAACATCTTCATAAATGACAACCCCCTAATTGGAATCCTGATATTCATAGGACTGGCAGCAATATCAGCAATGTTCTCACCATTCAGCAGCGTACCCCTCATACCTTTTGCAATACTGATCTGGGGAGAGGTTGGGACTTTTTTCCTACTCCTGACCGGCTGGCTCATCGGGGGATCGATAACATACATCATCGGAAGATATGCAGGAAGGCCCATAGTCACAAAGCTTCTATCAGAAAATAAGCTTGACTATTTCCTCAGGAAAATACCCCGCAAAGCAGAATTCTGGCTGGTGCTATTATTCAGGCTTTCCATGCCAGCAGAAATACCGGGCTATATCACAGGGATACTGAAAATACCATTCTGGATGTATTTTGTGGCATCGATAATAGGAGAAGGGGTGATAGCAGTCGGATCAATCTATGCCAGCGAAGCACTCATAAATGCAGACCCAATCATGTTCATTGTCGCAGCAGCAGCAATAGTAGGATGGATGAGCATATTCTTCTACCATTTCAAGAAAGCATTAGCCTAATATGATAATATTTTTATAGAACAAAAACTACCATTAACTAATGCAAAAGATCATCATCAATATCATCTTCCAGGCATTTTTCAGCTTTTTCTGATACTCATCGGCCTGATATAAATCCCTTCTCTGATATGGCCTGAAAAACCATGGTCCTGGGATGAACATCAGGATTTGAAAAACATCACAACAGCAGCCAGATCAAAAACATATCAACAAATATGGAGGCAATAAAATGAAATATTCAAACCTATACCATAATCCAGCAAACATGGGACACCAATGCCCGCTGCTGACAATGAAAATCGCAGACCCGGGAGAGCCAATGAGAGGAGATGTGGAGAGGGCTGACTGGCACCCTGACATACAGCCAGGATGCAGAGAAATAACAGGAGCTGTATGCTACCTGTTCCAAGCCTACAATGGACAACCAAGAATAGAAAAAGCAGATGAATGCCCCATACTGCAAAAAGCAAAAGACCTGCTGTGCTAATCCGGCAGATCATTCATTTTTTAATCATTTTGCATAGTTATTGAATATCCAACCGATTGCGACAACAATCAGGATAATCGGTATCCAAGGAACTTTCACCACAAAGAAACCCAGGTCATTCAGCAGCCATATGATCCCGATCACCAGGACAATAACTGCAAAAGTCGGGAATCTCCTAGCCGGATTTATGTATTTCATGCATATCACCTCATCATGGGAATTGATCCAGATTATCATACATCATAATGACACATCACTAAAAAATGCACTTACTAAAAAATACACCCACTAAAAAATATACTCACTAAAAAAGTTTTCTATAAAAACAACAGCAGACTCAGAGCCATGGTCCCCATGCCAGCCAAAAGCCCATATATGGAAAGATGATGCTCACCATATTCATGAGCTGCAGGAAGGAGCTGATCGAGAGAGATAAAGACCATTATGCCTGCAGCAACCGCAAAAAGCATGCCAAACACAATCCCATTGAATAAGGAATACAAAATCGTGAAACCCACAAGAGCACCAATTGGTTCTGCCAGGCCTGAAAGGAAAGAATAAAGAAAAGCCTTCTTCCTGCTGCCTGTGGCATAGTATAATGGGACTGAAACAGCAATCCCTTCAGGTATGTTATGCAAAGCTATTGCAAAAGCAATCATCACACCGAGGTGTATATCATTGATAGCGCTTGCGAATGTAGCAAGGCCCTCTGGAAAATTATGCACAGCAATGGCCAGTGCTGTGAGGATACCCATCCTATAAAGGCACCTCCTGCACTTCCTGTCAGGCTTACTTCTCATCTCCTCAACCATATGGATCTCATGGGGGTTCTCAAAAGTCGGGATAAGCCTGTCAATCAAAGCAACAATAAGCATACCACCAAAGAAAGATGCGACTGTGATCCATGTCCCTGCAACAGTTCCAGACGCTGATATAAGGCTTTCCCTTGCTTCAGCGAATATCTCGACAAAAGAGACATAGATCATGACCCCGGCAGAGAAACCCAGAGCAACAGAAAGAAACTTAGTGTTCGTCCTCTTGGCAAAGAATGCAATTGCACTCCCGATGCCTGTTGCCAGACCTGCAAAAAGTGTCAGAGAGAATGCAAGAACCAACGTGGATGTCTCAATCATCTGCCATTACCAGCATTATTATTCTTACCATCGCTATTATTATTGCCATTATTATTCCCATTCTCAAGCCTTTCAGTATGCCTGCAGCCAGGATATTTGGAGCAACCCAGGAAACTCCCATAAACAGATTTCCTCAGGATCATATCAGAACCGCACTTCGGGCACTTCTTCTCAATCTTGCCTGATTCCATATCCTTTATCTCCTGCTTAGCCTGCTGAGAGAGCTGCTTGGAAGGACACTTATCATTCAAGCAAAGCTCCTGGGTCTTCTTGCCTGAACCGATGATGATCATGGGATAATGGCAGTGCTCACACTCCTTCTTAGCAGACTTGACCTTGCCGAACTTCGGGAGCGAGAAAGTGGTCTTGCAATCAGGATACCTGTCACATGCGATGAACCTGCCGAACTTCCCGGTCCTCTGCTGGAGAGTGCCCTCCTTGCAGACCGGACAGGAGCCGATGAAAGCCTCCTTATTCCTTGTCTCCTTGTAGGCATCAGCAAGCTCTGTACCAATCTCCTTCTCCTTCTTCTTGAAATCAGCCAAGACCTTGGTCAGGACATTCCTGGCATCATCCAGTACCTCCTGGCCTTTCTTCTGCTTCTCCCTGATGCTCTCCATCTCGTCCTCAAACTTCCTGGTTAGGGCCTCATCGAGGATCTCAGGACTATATTTCTGGAGTGTCTCGACTGTGCGGATGCCGAGCTGGGTCGCCTTGATAGATTTCTCGACGACATAACCCCTATCATAGAGAGAGTCAACGATGCCTGCCCTCGTAGCCTTTGTGCCGAGGCCCCTCTTCTCAAGCTCCTTTATTATAGAAGCCTGAGTGTATCTCTTAGGAGGCTGGGTCTCCTTTGCCAGCTCATCAATGCTATTGACAATGATCTCATCACCCTGTGCGACCTTGGGCATCTCCTCTTCCTTGAATGTGGCAAAAGGGCCATAATAGACATGCCATCCTTTCTCAATGGTCCTTGTTCCCTTTGCAATGAAAATCTCCTTGTTGACGTCAATCTTGATGTTAATCGTCTCCCTGACAGCAGGATCAGCAAAAGTGGCCATGAATCTCCTGGCAATGAGGTCGTATACTTTCTCCTCCCTGCCGCCCACCTTTGGGGCAATGCCTGTCGGATAGATTGCCGGATGCGCAGGATCAGTCTTCTTGCCATTATTAGGGACCAAGGACTTCCTCCTGAGAAGCTCGCTGCACAGCTCCTTATACTTGGACTGCCTGGCAAGATTGGTGAGAATACCAGCATAGCCTATCTCCTTTGGCAATACCTGGGATGAGGTCCTCGGATAAGAGATGTAACCTGAAGAATAGAGCTCCTGGGCAATCTCGAGAGTATGCTTTGGCGAGATATTCAAGGTGCGGTATGCCTCTGTCTGCAGTGTCGTCAGATCAAAAGGCGTGGGAGGAGCCTGATTGAAAGTAGAGGTCTTTGTCTCAGAAACCAGGGCTTTCCTGCCCTTGACATTCTGCATCACCCTGTCAGCTTCATCCTTGTTCCAGAACTTATCCTTCTCATGGAGCGCGATGATCAGCTTCTCCTTCTCCTTCGGGGTGTAGCCCCTGAGCTCAATCTGCCAATACGGCTCAGGCCTGAAAGCATTTATCTCCAATTCCCTATCGACAATAATCTTCAAAGCAGGACCCTGCACCCTTCCGCTGCTCAGGATCTTGAACATGCCAGTCGAGTGCTTCACAGCAAGGCTCAAGGCGCGGCTGAGATTGATACCATAGAAGAAATCAAGGACATGACGGGTCTCGCCGGCATTGGCCTGGCCCCACTCAAGAGTCGGCCTGATTTCCTCATAAGACCTTATCAGATCAGGCTTGGTCAGAGTAGAAAATTTCATCCTCTTTGCATCATCCTTGTTGCAGATGAACTTCAGGATGTTATGGCCGATGACTTCGCCTTCAATATCAAAATCAGTAGCAATGACAAAAGTATCAGCATCCTTGGAGAGCTTCTTGATAGTGTTAAGATACTTCTTGGTGAATGCAGAAGACTTGCTTATCTCAGAAGTCGGCTTCCAGGCAACATCAAAGACAGGATAAGTCCATTTACCCTTGTTCCGTTCAGCAACACCAAAGAGATGGCCTACTGCGGCGCAGACAACAATATCCTTCTTGCCATGAGTGATCTTATAATAAGGGACACCCTTGAAGGACTCCTTAATCGGCTTCCCGCTGGCCAATGCATCTGCTATCTTCTTAGCAGAACTGGGCTTTTCAGTGATAATCAGCTCGTAGGACATGGAAGCAGAAAAAAATGGTTAATTTAAAAAGGTTTTGAGCCCTTGATATATGCAAATACAGGGCTTTCAGCAAAAATTTATAAATGAAATCTGGGAAATATTGAGAAAATGGAATTTCTGGCAAGCTATCTATCACAATACCCAATATGGCTGCTTGGAGTGATATTCAGCCTAATGGCCGGACTTGCAACAGGAGTAGGCGCCCTGCCAGCTTGGAGCAGGTATTGTGTTAGTATTCCAGGCGATACTCCCATGGGCGCTCGCGTTCGCAGCAGGAGCAATGCTCTGGGTGATCAGCGATGAGATAATACCTGAGACGCTCAGGAAAGGATTCGCAAAACAGGCAACCTGGGGGCTGATGATAGGTTTTGTGATCATGATGTTCCTGGATGTAGTGCTAAGCTAGAAAAATCCCATAGAATAAATGAATAGAATAAATGAATAAAATAAATGAATAAAATCATGTCTTGCAGTAACCGTCCCTGCAGCCCTTATCACACCATTCCCTCTCTTTCTTCATCACTGCACCATCGCAGTAGAACTCATAGAGGAAATTGGGATTATCAATATCACAGTAATCTACAAACTTCTTGCCGTTGGTAAAAACATGCCCTTTGACAGTGTAATTCATGCCATCAGAATCAAAGCATAAGACATCATCAGGTGCCTGGTTGCATTCATTTGTCATATAATCAGACCCATCTGTGAGATCAACCGTGAAAACTTCTGAGACCGCAGCACCGCCCTGATACCAATCATTCAGCAGTCTTGCATAATACACCTTGCCTGGCTCAAAATGAAGAGTGGTATTGGCAGGACAATCACTGCATATAAGAAAGTTCTTGTGCTTCTCGATCAATCCGTTGTAAGTGTCAAAATCAGTGAATGTAAAATTATTCTCAGAAAGCTGGAAGATGGTCTCTTTCTGGATGAGCTCGAATCTGTATGACAGGCCGACAGCCTGGCGCCCTTTCTCGCATGCAGGATAGATCCTGAATTCCTTCAGGTTCTCATCTGTGAGAAACTCGTACTCCTTGATGAGATCATCCTGGCCAAAGCCAGTTGTGTTGTCATCTGAGACATTAGTAAATACATCAACCCCATTAGGGATTCCTGTCTGATCATCACCTGAAATGTTGTCTGCGGTGATGGGAACAACAGGCTTGCAGGCTGTGAAAAGAACCAGCACCAACAATGATAAAGACAATAGGGATAACATTCCTGATGACAAAATATCGGATGACAATCTTCTCATAAACATCACCGAAGCTTCAAGCAGCACAGAGGTATATAAATTTTTTTGATACTTTTAAACTGGCTGAAGCTTACCCAGAAAGTTTTAAATAGCCAGAAAGAGTGTTGTCCTGCATGGAAGTTAAAGATGTGGCAGCAGGACTGAGGGATCAGATCCTCGGCCGGACAGGCAACAATATCCTGTTCAATGGACCAAAGAGGATTGACAATGCCAATTTCCGGACAATAGAGAAAATAACCGGGAAAGAGATAAGCTGCTTTGTCGATGGCGGGAACCTTGACATCATCAGGTCAAACAGCATCAATCTCCAGCTAGTCAGGGCCTGCGGAGCTGTCTTTGAGGGAAATGTGAGGAAAGACATCATCAAAGAGGAATTCTTTGTTCTGACAAGAACAGAAATAGAAGGAGAGGACATGAGATACATCGCAAAATGCTACGGGACCTTCAATGAGGAGTTCATCTTCGATGCATATGAGCCGACGCTCCGCGAAGGCAACTTCAGGGTCGAGATATCAAAGATCGGCGAGACAGTACGCAGGTATTTTGAAGTGATATTCATGTCAAAGATAATCGAGAGGATACCCGGCATGGCATATCTTGTCAGGGACGGGAAGCTCAGGGCTGAGATTGTCGGCGAAGAGAAGCATTGCTCGACATTGCTCTCAAGAGCAGATGAGAAAGGCATCATACTGGCCGGAGTGGCGAAGACAAACAGCATAATAACAGACCATGGGATCCCTGCTTCAAGCGCACTGATTAAGAGGGCGCCGCCAGGCAGATGGCAATACCTGCTTGAGAGCGGAAGGATCAGCAGCCATATGGCAAAGCTCAACGAGAACAGCAGGCATGTCCTTTATGTAGAGTCGACTGATGATGCATTCAGCATGCTGGCAGAGAACTCATCTGATGCGGCATTCCCCGGATATCCTTACGGCCTTGTGATGGCAGACAGGATGGCAAGAGTCAGCTTCAATGAAGGGGAATACTACAAGACAAGGCTTATGGCAGAGATGGGGAAGGACTGGGAGAGAATCAAGGACATGATGACAACAAGAGACGCCCATGACATACTGGACAATATGGGCTGATGCCGGCTGATTCCCATCTCTGAGTAGCTAAAAAACATTAAATACCCGACGCAGTTGAGCACCCATATGTTCGATGTCATCACAGTAGGAAGCGCAACAGTCGATGTGTTTGTCGACACTGAATCTGAACTCATCAAGATAAGGACACCAAAACATCTCGAAGAGCTGATAGCATATCCCTCTGGATCAAAGATCCTCATAAGGGACATAATATTCATGACCGGGGGCGGGGGAACCAACACAGCAGTGAGCTTTGCCAGGCTAGGGCTGAAGACAGCATACTTCGGGAAGATGGGTGACGACGACAATGGTAAAAGGATACTGACAGAGCTCAAGAAAGAGAAGATAGAATTCGTCGGCTATGTGTCCAAGAAAAAAGAGGACAGGACAGCATATTCCATAATACTTGATTCCATAGAGCATGACAGGACAATATTGGCATACAAGGGATGCATGAACTCCTTCAGCATGGAGCATACCGACAGGAAGAAGCTCAAGGCAAAATGGTTCTATTTCTCCAGCCTGGTGGGAGATGCATTCAAGACACAGGAAAAGCTGGCAGAATTTGCAAAAAAGAACGGGATAAAAGTTGCATTCAACCCAAGCAATTACCAGGCAGAGAAGGGGCCGCTCTTCCTGTCCAGAGTGCTCAGGAACACAGAAGTGCTCATACTGAATGATGAAGAAGCCGGACTGCTTGTCCGCGGAAGCATCAAAGAGATGCTTGTCAAGCTCAGCAGGCTTGGCCCCAAGATTGTCGTGATAACAAAAGGGAAGAAAGGATCAGAAGCATATGACGGAAAATACCATTATGACCTCAAGGCAAGAAAGATAAAGGTTGTCGAGACAACAGGAGCAGGGGACTGCTTTGCCTCGACCTTCATTGCAATGCTGATAAAAGGCAGGGATGTCAAGAGCGCAATGAAGCTTGCGCAGATAAATTCGGAGTCAGTCATACAATACAAAGGAGCAAAAAACAACCTTTTAAGCTATAAAAAACTTATAAATTCATCTAGAAAAACAAAAATAAGCATAAAAAAATCCATTTTGAATCAAAAAATGTAAAAAATCACCTCAATTCTTTTCAAAGCAGCCAGAAAAATTTTTAAATAAGGCACCCATAAGATGAATCAAGAGGTATAGAGGAGCTCCCATGATAGGATATGACAGAAGGAATATTGCTGACATTGAGAATGAAAAAACAGGATATGCCCGAGAGTGGGGTTTCGTGATTGTAATCCTGATCCTTGGGATCATACTCATACTGATGTAAAGAGGCGCATAGATATGGTGAACATACATAAGATTGTACCCAACAAATGCCTGTTTCTTGCATATGACCAAGGGCTTGAGCACGGGCCATCAAGCGACTTCAATGAGACCAATGTCAACCCGGAATATGTACTGGACATCGGAGTGAAGGGAAAATACAACGGCCTCATCCTGCTGCCAGGAGTTGCAGAGAAATACAGCCAAAACTTCCTAAAGAAAGTGCCGCTAATCGTCAAGCTCAACGGCAAGACAGACATAGCAAAAGTGGACCCTTACTCAGCGCAGATATGCTCAGTAAGCAGGGCAATAAAGATGGGAGCAGATGCTGTCGGATACACAGTCTATGTAGGAAGCGCTTTCGAGTCCACGATGTTCAAGGAATTCTCAAAAATAGTCGAAGAGGCGCATGACCATGGGGTGCCAGTAATAGCATGGATGTACCCCAGAGGAAGATTCGTGCACAACATACTTGACACTAATGTGCTTGCGCATTCAGCACGTGCAGGGCTTGAACTAGGCGCAGACATACTGAAGCTCAACAATAATGACGACCTCCCAGGGCTGAAATGGGTTGTCAAGAGCGCAGGAAAAGCGAAGATCGTGTTCTCAG
This is a stretch of genomic DNA from Candidatus Woesearchaeota archaeon. It encodes these proteins:
- a CDS encoding fructose-bisphosphate aldolase, with the translated sequence MVNIHKIVPNKCLFLAYDQGLEHGPSSDFNETNVNPEYVLDIGVKGKYNGLILLPGVAEKYSQNFLKKVPLIVKLNGKTDIAKVDPYSAQICSVSRAIKMGADAVGYTVYVGSAFESTMFKEFSKIVEEAHDHGVPVIAWMYPRGRFVHNILDTNVLAHSARAGLELGADILKLNNNDDLPGLKWVVKSAGKAKIVFSGGSKLSEPDFYKHIEFGMKAGGTGVAIGRNVWQAEDPLAVTRNLKKIVLEGKKAEDIIREATI